GCAGTTCGTATTCGTCATCAGCCAGGACATCTTTAAACGTTTCACAGAAGAGGACTTCATCATCAACGAGAAGTATCCTCATTGATCCGCAATCAGGCATGTGGAGCGTCCCTCTGAGAATCGGCTGCGGGAAGATCGATAATGAAGGCTGTAAATTCGTCGACGCGGCTTTCAACTTCGATGGTTCCCTGGTGATCCTGGATGATGCCGTAGCTGACGCTTAAACCCAGGCCGGTTCCCTGGCCGACGGGCTTGGTGGTAAAAAAGGGATCAAACAATTTATTGAAATGTTTTTCCGGGATTCCCATGCCATTGTCGAAGATCTTGATGCGGATATGCTGCGTTCCATTATGTTCAACCTTATTGACGCTGATCCGCAGGACCTTGGCATCACTGTCAGCAATGCCTGGGGATTTCTTGTTCAAGGCATATTGAGCATTATTGATAAGGTTCAGGAAAACCTGCTGGAGCCTTCCGCTGTTGGCGGCGATTTTCGGCAGGCCGGGCTCAAACTCCCTGATCACCTTGATGCCGTCGAGCTGGAGCTGATGTTCGGTAAGGGCCAGGGTCGCGCCGATGATCTCGGTGATATCCTCAAGGTGGTATTCCTGGCGGTTTTGCCGGGAAAAGGTGAGAATATCGCTGGCGATTTTTCCAATCCTGGTTCCTTCCTGCAATATCCTGTCGGCATAGTCGGCAATTTCGCTGTCCTGGTCCTTGATCTCGCTCTGGATAAGGCTGGCGAACAGGAGCATGCCATTTAAGGGATTTTTGATTTCGTGGGTGAAATTGGCCAGTAATTCTCCCATGGATGCCAGCTTCGAGGCCTGGATCAGCTGCTCCTGCAATTGCTTCTGCTCGGTAATGTCCCGGAAATTCTGGACCGCCCCGGTAATCCGTCCCTGTTTATCCCGCAGGAGCGCTGCGCTGACGCGAATCGGAATCGTGTGATGACTCCTGTTCTGAATGTAGACCTCCATATGGGAAACCGTCTCTTTAGTTTTCAGAGACTCCATCAACTGCCTGGTGTAGTCGGTGTTCTGGCTTTTAAATATCTCGGCATGATACTTGCCGATAACCTCATCAGCCCGGTAGCCGGTGATCTTTTCAGCCTGACGATTAAAGGAGGTAATACACCAGTGCTCATCAACCGTACAAAGGCCATCGGCCAGGCTCTCGATAATAGCCTCGGTACGTTCCTTCTGGTCAAACAGTTCCTGTGTCCGCTGCCGGATTTTCGACTCCAGGGCACGGTTCAGGTCATCCACCTTCATCTTGGCTTCTTTCAGGGCGGCATTGGAAACCTGAAGCTCGCGGAGCAGTTTTTTATTCTCCAGGACAAGGTGCTGTTCATCGGCAGCCCGCTTGACCGTATCTTTGAGCCCTTCCACCTGGAATGGCTTGACGATATAGGCATAGGCCCCCTGGTTCAGTGCCTTGATGGAGTTTTCAATAGTTGCGGCTGCCGTCAGCATGATCGAATAGAGATCAAGATTCATGCTGCGGATTGCCTTAAGAATTTCCAGCCCGCTGATATCCGGCAAATTGATATCGATAATTGCCACATTAAAAGAATTGTCGCGGATAGCATCAATGGCATCATTTCCATTGAGGGTAATGCTTACTCCATAACCATCGTCTTCCAGAATGTCCTTTATGGTGTAGCATACTCCGATCTCATCATCCACGATCAGAATGTTGGCTTTGGCAGACATAGTACTATCCTTTTTCTCAACCGAGTTATCAGCTTTTTACTGACCACTGTCCCCTGCTTTTACTGGCCACTGGCCACTGATCACTGACCACTGTCTTTACTGACCACTATCTTTACTCTTCTCCCTGATCTCTTCCACCAGTGAGATAATCTGCTCCGGAGGGAATGGTTTATTGACATACTGATAAATACCATAGCTCAAGGCCTCCTCAATGAGGGCCTCCGCAGAATAAGCGGTCATCAGGATAAACTCGGTTTTCCTGTCTATTTTTTTGTTTGTTTTTTGGATTTTCCTGATTGTTTCCACGCCGTTAATGCCCGGCATGATAATATCAATCAAAATAACATCAAAGAATTGCTGGTCAGTCTTTTCAATGGCACCATATCCGTCTCCAGCGGATTCAACCTCGTATCCGGCGTCCTGGAGGATATCGATCAATGTTTCTCTCATACCCGGTTGATCATCCACAACCAAGATTTTCAATGTATTGACCTCAGCAATTATTGATTATGGGCTTTGCCCTACGTCCTCCCTGATAGGGAATGATATAGTGAATGAGCTTCCCTGTCCAACCACACTCTTAACCGCAATGCTGGCCTGGTGGTTCTGGATAATCGATTTGGTAATGGTGAGTCCCAGGCCGATCCCGGTAGCCTTGGTGGTAAAGAAAGGATCGAACAGTTTTTCCAGATCAGCGGGAGAGATGCCATACCCCTGATCCGCGATTTCAACCTCGATCCTCCCCTGATTCTCCCGGGTGGCGATAAGTATTTCCCCACCTCCTTTTTGCATGGCCTGCTCAGCGTTAGTGATCAGATTGACCAGGACCTGATGCATTTGATGCTTATCGACCAGGATAAGGGGCAAACCGGGAGCAAGCTGTTGACGGGCAGAGATATTGGCCGGTAACTTAATCCGTGACAAAGATGTGTTG
The sequence above is a segment of the bacterium genome. Coding sequences within it:
- a CDS encoding response regulator, yielding MDDQPGMRETLIDILQDAGYEVESAGDGYGAIEKTDQQFFDVILIDIIMPGINGVETIRKIQKTNKKIDRKTEFILMTAYSAEALIEEALSYGIYQYVNKPFPPEQIISLVEEIREKSKDSGQ
- a CDS encoding PAS domain S-box protein, with translation MSAKANILIVDDEIGVCYTIKDILEDDGYGVSITLNGNDAIDAIRDNSFNVAIIDINLPDISGLEILKAIRSMNLDLYSIMLTAAATIENSIKALNQGAYAYIVKPFQVEGLKDTVKRAADEQHLVLENKKLLRELQVSNAALKEAKMKVDDLNRALESKIRQRTQELFDQKERTEAIIESLADGLCTVDEHWCITSFNRQAEKITGYRADEVIGKYHAEIFKSQNTDYTRQLMESLKTKETVSHMEVYIQNRSHHTIPIRVSAALLRDKQGRITGAVQNFRDITEQKQLQEQLIQASKLASMGELLANFTHEIKNPLNGMLLFASLIQSEIKDQDSEIADYADRILQEGTRIGKIASDILTFSRQNRQEYHLEDITEIIGATLALTEHQLQLDGIKVIREFEPGLPKIAANSGRLQQVFLNLINNAQYALNKKSPGIADSDAKVLRISVNKVEHNGTQHIRIKIFDNGMGIPEKHFNKLFDPFFTTKPVGQGTGLGLSVSYGIIQDHQGTIEVESRVDEFTAFIIDLPAADSQRDAPHA